Proteins encoded together in one Labrus mixtus chromosome 18, fLabMix1.1, whole genome shotgun sequence window:
- the si:dkey-157l19.2 gene encoding uncharacterized protein KIAA1522 homolog — MSNRDSMGIGELIPQDVVDIFAHKKHTNRSRKKRSHSLGRALGWLKGKKKQDLGLKGQSLGLGPALDLALDGRPAGHQGGHKGGQKSGKHVHPQAVQKRDHDGRTSSAPLFQENVFIEASRPEYLENLHSEALEGLKMMQEEETNNGVEYRDNESTISTHTDGEGGGFMTDSTIGDTTSVVSVKSSVSTRSSRSGLTRQESTFRPLNSGKKSKTRRRHRKTVAGIPQHVQRELGLDRVGWTMTQKVDEENLYDGETDESSTTDGLQQATPSQTGTSAAIHPLNKKQLEQLAATNAGHSDDLALLNRLDPDLSAEQRHHSLAVHWMTTANNLQQEPPSPVMSMSPQAMYMSKIIPNAVLPPSIDVVEISRGRSRNSVRTVSKSSLVLSSPAPSRASSRASSKASTITSASRQNLPNMSDSSGWSNSESSETLVSDSSTISSSSTPRQNRSQDGNVSAKEDNISVHSSISKASKSTANGKLVSKRVVENKEGPFVRSLSVMKPKRAPLPPNRSYSLHNKMKRRSRDVAEVRVIPGEENEKNKSGSSPIPSKIIDSPGYTADTSSLEDSTGSVSFSPVRPQLNMLKAGEAAKVGQTDSKDASQEKNKQSKVVSPSSGYSSQEGTSSVSLKQSHSSSPRHKRGLLAKLQRFFPGPTTSPSTPPPTENIKPGENLKPDTSVDAASPSVRALRELFNIPPHPKVHAPPPPPPEVWVHSRRSIELLLGPPLPDNIPAIIKKNPKDRRQHRQSPSASTESSVKLERKHKTATAEAVNGATHVTEAKKVQESRILNAEVHKENNDRLVEQNVDLKVTKRDEKVSGSDILSGMLVKAVVKREERLAAAREEAAKKSCTKVTSPESSWPPPPPPIGQVVITDEMDFSLPPPPMFGGELIFPVQVPPESSNPGVDSCSTPTPLNIPPPPSYTAPAPPAEAVTPATLRRLTPLPPIEEIPFTPPPEEVFPPLPTPLNEVRPPPALIDVSPPQPTIAFSLLPPPAKEVIPSPPPPEEVIPPPPPKDVFPLPPPIEVIQLQPPKETSPVPPPKEVIPPPPPIEVIQTPPPEEVSPPPPPEEVSPPPPPEEVSPPAPPQPLKYISTTLVTVLSPPPVQEPPPPPVIEVAPLPPKEISTLSTEEVSLPSSQEKPPHSSEEATPVSRLAPPQSIPPPPPLPSQPQQETDPSRENIPSEPDSTTITSISILAPPQSIPPPPLIQPQPDKVHLNTDSPAPQETPPPPTPQASPPAPEKAQEPALPAPANIPVPPPLPSAEPQVIPARKEKQTPEQTSTPVMLVEPTPIVTPSLLQMVKLRSVNSSPEPPKAPEQPEAEVTMRNQVQTSSSSGEAPQKPIRRSLIILSPTSPTSTSPPAVVTSQPAVPIPQSLVVPPTSSSTVTSPTKKSPPAMTASPSMNLQEAIRLRTAARSKENPPSRLSLHSPTSPRDLLKSPSSTASFIFSKSNKRVVIETKPVVEKKSLDVPSVTKVETDAESDKKEGKVPPPVAKKPKTKGKETETCEGVEQTAGQDAHQELIKDEANETAGTVEGGAMTST; from the exons ATGTCAAACCGTGACTCCATGGGGATTGGGGAGCTGATACCCCAGGATGTGGTGGATATCTTTGCgcataaaaaacacaccaacaggAGCCGGAAGAAGCGCAGTCACTCACTCGGCCGAGCTCTGGGCTGGCTGAAGGGAAAGAAGAAACAGGATCTTGGCCTTAAGGGGCAGAGTCTGGGTCTGGGTCCTGCGCTTGATCTGGCCTTGGATGGACGCCCTGCTGGACATCAGGGCGGACACAAGGGAGGACAGAAGTCAGGGAAGCATGTTCATCCACAAG CTGTCCAGAAGCGAGACCATGACGGCAGGACCTCTTCCGCCCCGCTGTTCCAGGAGAACGTGTTTATCGAGGCTAGCAGGCCCGAGTACCTGGAGAACCTCCACAGTGAGGCCCTGGAGGGGTTAAAAATGATGCAGGAGGAAG AAACCAATAACGGAGTGGAGTATCGGGACAATGAAAGCACTATT TCGACGCACACAGATGGGGAAGGTGGAGGGTTTATGACTGACAGCACCATCGGTGACACAACTTCTGTCGTCTCTGTAAAATCATCTGTGTCCACAAGATCTTCCCGCTCTGGACTCACCAGGCAAG AATCAACATTCAGACCCCTGAACTCCGGAAAAAAGTCCAAGACGAGGAGACGACACAGAAAGACTGTTGCGGGAATCCCCCAGCATGTTCAGAGAGAACTTG GCCTGGACAGAGTGGGTTGGACCATGACTCAGAAAGTAGATGAGGAAAATCTTTATGACGGTGAAACAGACGAAAGCTCAACCACTGATGGTCTGCAGCAGGCAACACCGTCGCAAACTGGGACCAGTGCTGCCATCCATCCcctcaacaaaaaacaactggaGCAGCTCGCTGCCACCAATGCTGGTCACAGTGACGACCTGGCCCTGCTGAACCGCTTGGACCCCGACCTGTCAGCAGAGCAGAGGCATCACTCCTTGGCCGTCCACTGGATGACCACAGCCAACAACCTCCAGCAGGAGCCGCCCAGCCCCGTCATGTCCATGTCCCCTCAGGCCATGTACATGTCCAAAATCATCCCCAATGCTGTCCTGCCCCCCTCCATTGACGTGGTGGAAATCAGCCGAGGGCGGAGTCGCAACAGCGTCCGCACCGTCAGCAAGAGCAGCCTGGTGCTGTCGAGCCCTGCCCCCTCACGGGCTTCCTCTAGAGCCTCCTCCAAAGCCTCCACCATCACCTCTGCCTCCCGCCAAAACCTTCCGAATATGTCCGACAGCTCTGGTTGGAGCAACTCTGAGTCCTCTGAGACCCTGGTATCTGACTCCTCCACCATCTCGAGCAGCAGCACCCCCCGACAGAACAGGTCTCAGGATGGCAATGTGTCCGCCAAAGAGGACAATATCAGTGTCCACTCATCCATCAGCAAAGCTTCAAAAAGCACCGCCAACGGCAAGCTTGTTAGTAAGCGAGTGGTGGAAAATAAAGAGGGGCCGTTTGTGCGTAGCCTCTCTGTCATGAAGCCAAAGAGGGCACCCCTGCCTCCAAACCGCTCGTATTCCCTCCACAATAAGATGAAGAGACGTTCACGGGATGTGGCAGAGGTGAGGGTCATTCCAGGggaggaaaatgaaaagaacaaaTCAGGATCTTCTCCTATACCCTCCAAAATCATAGACAGTCCTGGATACACTGCTGACACCAGTTCTCTGGAGGATTCTACAGGTTCTGTGTCGTTCAGTCCCGTCAGACCCCAGCTGAACATGCTGAAGGCAGGGGAAGCTGCAAAAGTTGGCCAAACCGATTCCAAAGATGCTTCACaagaaaagaataaacaaaGCAAAGTAGTCTCCCCGTCTAGTGGCTACTCCAGCCAAGAGGGCACATCATCAGTGTCTTTAAAACAGTCCCACAGCTCATCTCCGAGGCACAAAAGAGGTCTCTTAGCAAAGCTTCAAAGGTTTTTTCCTGGCCCCACCACTTCCCCTTCAACCCCACCCCCTactgaaaacataaaaccaGGAGAAAATCTTAAACCTGACACCTCAGTTGATGCTGCGAGTCCTTCTGTTAGAGCCCTCAGAGAACTCTTCAATATCCCTCCACATCCTAAAGTCCACGCACCCCCGCCCCCGCCTCCAGAGGTGTGGGTTCACAGCAGGCGTTCCATCGAGTTGCTGCTAGGACCCCCGCTGCCTGATAACATTCCCGCCATCATAAAGAAGAATCCAAAGGACAGGAGGCAACACAGGCAGTCTCCTTCTGCGTCCACAGAGAGCTCCGTGAAattggaaagaaaacacaagacagcGACAGCGGAGGCCGTTAACGGAGCCACACATGTGACGGAGGCAAAGAAGGTTCAAGAAAGTAGGATTTTGAATGCAGAGGTTCACAAAGAGAACAACGACAGGCTGGTTGAGCAGAACGTAGATTTGAAAGTGACAAAAAGAGATGAGAAAGTAAGcggaagtgacattttaagcGGAATGTTAGTGAAAGCGGTAGTGAAACGAGAAGAAAGACTTGCAGCAGCAAGAGAAGAAGCAGCTAAAAAGAGCTGTACCAAAGTGACGTCTCCCGAGTCGTCGTGGCCTCCGCCACCTCCACCAATTGGACAAGTGGTCATTACTGATGAGATGGATTTCTCTCTTCCGCCTCCACCCATGTTTGGTGGGGAGTTAATCTTTCCTGTCCAGGTGCCACCAGAAAGCTCTAATCCTGGTGTGGACTCATGTTCTACCCCTACACCCCTAAATATCCCACCTCCCCCGTCATATACGGCACCCGCTCCACCAGCGGAAGCCGTGACCCCTGCTACGCTGAGGAGGCTCACTCCGCTGCCTCCAATTGAAGAGATTCCTTTTACGCCACCACCTGAAGAGGTTTTTCCGCCTCTACCAACTCCACTTAATGAGGtccgtcctcctcctgcactcATCGACGTTTCTCCTCCTCAACCAACTATAGCGTTTTCTCTTCTGCCACCACCAGCTAAAGAAGTTATCCCTTCTCCGCCACCACCTGAAGAAGTTAttccacccccaccccctaaAGATGTTTTTCCTCTGCCACCACCTATAGAAGTGATTCAACTTCAACCCCCCAAAGAGACTTCTCCAGTGCCCCCACCTAAAGAGGTTATCCCACCCCCACCACCTATAGAAGTAATTCAAACCCCACCACCTGAAGAGGtttctcctccaccaccacctgaAGAGGtttctcctccaccaccacctgaAGAGGTTTCTCCTCCGGCCCCTCCTCAACCTCTTAAATACATCTCCACCACACTTGTTACAGTGCTTTCTCCTCCACCAGTGCAAGAGCCCCCACCTCCACCAGTTATCGAGGTTGCCCCTCTTCCTCCTAAAGAGATCTCCACTCTGTCTACTGAAGAGGTTTCTCTTCCATCTTCACAAGAAAAGCCCCCGCATTCTTCAGAAGAAGCTACACCTGTTAGCAGGCTCGCTCCGCCACAGAGTattccacctccacctcccctcccGTCACAACCCCAGCAGGAGACTGATCCATCCCGAGAAAACATCCCGTCAGAACCTGACTCTACCACAATAACATCAATCAGTATTCTTGCTCCTCCTCAGAGTAttccacctccacctctcaTACAGCCTCAACCTGACAAAGTTCACCTGAACACTGATAGCCCAGCACCACAGGAGACCCCCCCTCCACCTACACCTCAAGCCTCACCTCCGGCTCCTGAAAAGGCTCAAGAACCTGCTCTCCCTGCACCTGCAAACATTCCTGTACCTCCACCTTTACCAAGTGCAGAGCCCCAAGTGATTCCTGCTAGAAAAGAGAAGCAAACTCCAGAGCAAACCTCCACCCCTGTCATGCTAGTGGAACCCACACCCATTgtcaccccctccctcctgcaGATGGTGAAGCTGCGGTCTGTTAACAGCAGCCCTGAGCCTCCTAAAGCCCCTGAGCAACCGGAGGCCGAGGTCACAATGAGGAATCAGGTCCAAACCTCCTCTTCTAGTGGTGAAGCTCCTCAGAAGCCAATCAGAAGGTCCCTGATCATCCTCTCACCCACATCTCCCACATCCACCTCTCCGCCTGCCGTAGTGACTTCACAACCTGCTGTGCCAATTCCACAGTCTCTGGTGGTTCCACCCACATCTTCATCCACAGTCACGTCCCCTACCAAAAAGTCTCCCCCTGCCATGACTGCATCTCCCTCCATGAACCTGCAGGAGGCCATCCGCCTCAGGACAGCAGCCAGGTCCAAGGAAAACCCCCCCTCTCGCCTCAGCCTGCATTCACCTACATCGCCCAGAGACCTTCTGAAGTCCCCGTCCAGTACGGCCAGCTTTATCTTCTCTAAGAGCAACAAGAGGGTGGTGATTGAGACCAAACCAGTGGTGGAGAAGAAGAGCTTGGATGTTCCCTCTGTAACAAAGGTGGAGACAGATGCAGAGTCAGACAAGAAGGAAGGCAAGGTGCCACCGCCTGTTGCAAAGAAACCCAAAACAAAaggcaaagagacagagacatgtgAAGGGGTGGAGCAAACTGCAGGACAGGATGCACATCAAGAGCTTATCAAAG ATGAAGCCAATGAAACAGCAGGTACTGTTGAAGGAGGAGCGATGACTTCCACATGA
- the LOC132993539 gene encoding uncharacterized protein LOC132993539, which produces MKTKWRNYILWRILSFGLFTCAAGTSQFRLSKGKQVFKLGKPTSKPVRVTTTGGRNRSSSSTVPLSQLSPQRPDWPLAPAKPRSTRHRELQEKVRSEFAYLPDVSVTCSTSDFVVRVKPAFYGLGAEASELKLGSSCKSNGVLRPYGDLLFTYHLTACDAMRELPSGYLVYKFVLHYEPSPKRFPSRAHRIDVNIECRYQRNLHVYQLTVEPTWETAVVRMRLKGSSNDFQMELMDDSWSRPSKSEVYQLGKAVNFQVSAPNLPTNWKLYISSCFATPASGFKPPLTYTIIDNFGCMMDIPGDGSPGASQFISRTDKTLRFSLKAFQFTSDPDAEVNIHCKLFVTSEDPSPTHKSCTYKEQRWKALTGDNSICECCDSQCGTSEPIRATMEGSASIGSLLISDQDDFLPVRTSSISKGGEAIISHYIDELNLSKDLLESLDVVKDDDDDDDDDEEDRVYTDEDGELTEPDLEELGLREVLEEEEKDSAGNSFILIEHEGSEYLEQEDYSESEEGREDEMSVVQQVIHQHEKEAEVLRHWVELEQTLSTEASVQRELQQPQDEEGNMYPGKDEEDKMVVSEVQWERDDGLADDREQTWYFSW; this is translated from the exons ATGAAAACAAAGTGGCGTAACTACATTTTGTGGCGTATTCTATCATTTGGTCTCTTTACATGTGCAGCAGGCACTTCTCAATTTCGATTAAGTAAAGGCAAGCAGGTTTTTAAACTGGGCAAGCCAACGTCAAAACCAGTCAGGGTGACAACAACAGGCGGTAGGAACAGGTCGTCTTCCAGCACGGTTCCTTTGTCCCAACTGAGCCCCCAAAGGCCCGACTGGCCTCTAGCACCTGCAAAACCTCGATCCACGCGCCACAGGGAGCTCCAGGAAAAGGTCCGGTCGGAATTTGCCTACCTTCCAGACGTTTCTGTAACCTGCTCCACGTCTGACTTTGTCGTGCGGGTCAAACCGGCGTTCTACGGTCTGGGCGCAGAGGCTAGTGAGCTCAAACTTGGAAGCTCATGTAAAAGCAACGGAGTTCTCAGACCATACGGTGACCTGCTATTCACGTATCATCTGACAGCGTGTGATGCCATGCGTGAG CTGCCCTCTGGTTATCTGGTCTACAAATTCGTCCTCCACTATGAGCCTTCACCAAAACGTTTCCCAAGCAGAGCGCACCGGATAGATGTCAACATTGAATGCCGTTATCAAAG AAACCTCCATGTTTACCAGCTAACCGTGGAGCCCACTTGGGAAACTGCTGTCGTGCGTATGAGGCTGAAAGGAAGTTCAAATGACTTTCAGATGGAGCTGATGGATG ATTCATGGAGCAGACCTTCAAAGTCAGAGGTGTACCAGCTCGGGAAAGCAGTTAATTTCCAGGTCTCTGCTCCAAATCTCCCAACTAACTGGAAACTGTACATCAGTAGCTGCTTTGCTACACCAGCAAGTGGTTTCAAACCGCCCCTCACATACACCATCATTGACAATTTTGG CTGTATGATGGACATACCTGGGGATGGATCCCCAGGAGCTTCCCAATTCATCTCTCGGACTGACAAGACCCTGAGGTTCTCCCTGAAGGCTTTCCAGTTCACTTCTGACCCCGATGCAGAG gTCAACATTCACTGCAAACTGTTTGTCACATCTGAAGACCCGAGTCCTACTCACAAATCCTGCACCTACAAAGAGCAGAG GTGGAAGGCCTTGACTGGTGACAACTCTATATGTGAATGTTGTGATTCACAATGTGGGACATCTGAACCCATCAGGGCCACGATGGAAG GCTCAGCCAGCATTGGCTCCTTGCTGATCTCAGATCAGGATGATTTTCTACCAGTCAGAACCTCCTCCATCAGCAAAGGCGGCGAGGCCATAATCAGTCATTACATCGATGAGCTGAACCTTTCCAAGGACCTATTGGAGAGTCTGGATGTAGtgaaggatgatgatgatgatgatgatgatgatgaagaagatcgAGTCTACACAGATGAAGATGGAGAGTTGACAGAACCTGATTTAGAAGAGTTAGGTTTGAGGGAGGTcttagaagaggaggagaaagactCTGCAGGGAACTCTTTCATCTTAATTGAACATGAAGGATCAGAGTATTTGGAACAAGAGGATTATTCAGAGAGtgaggaaggaagagaagatGAGATGTCTGTCGTACAGCAGGTGATCCATCAGCATGAGAAAGAAGCTGAGGTGTTGCGTCATTGGGTGGAGTTGGAGCAAACGTTATCAACAGAGGCGAGCGTACAGAGAGAGTTACAGCAGCCGCAGGATGAGGAGGGAAACATGTATCCAGGTAAAGATGAAGAGGACAAGATGGTAGTCTCTGAGGTGCAGTGGGAAAGGGACGATGGTTTAGCAGATGATAGAGAGCAGACATGGTATTTTTCATGGTAG